Sequence from the Gloeocapsopsis dulcis genome:
ACGACCTGTAAATTCGACTTCTTCGGGTAGTTCCACGGGTAAGTCTTCATCAGGAACTGATACTGTGCCACAGTTAGGACAATAAATTACAGGAATTGGTGCGCCCCAATATCTTTGTCGAGAAATTAACCAGTCGCGCAAGCGGTACTGGACTCGTGCATTACCGTAAGCATGTTTCTCGGCATGTTTAATAATAGCTTCTTTCGCATCGGTGGAAACCATGCCATCAAAATCAGCTGAATTTACCACGACTCCTGGTTCGACGTAAGCCGCCTCTAAAGGTACTGAGGGATCAGCGCCTTCTGGAACAATAACAACTTTGATTGGTAAATTCTTTTCTTGGGCAAATTTGAAATCACGCACATCGTGGGCGGGGACTCCCATTACTGCACCAGTACCGTATTCGTACAAGACATAATCTGCGATCCAAATCGGAATTTCTTCGCCAGTGAACGGATTAATTGCTTTACCACCTGTAGGAATTCCCCGCTTCGGTTTATCTTCGGCGGTGCGTTCTAATTCACTTTGGTTGGCGACTTCTTGCACGAACGCTTCTACAGTGGCTTGTCGGTCGGGTGTAGTGACGCGCTTTGTCAATGGGTGTTCTGGTGCTAAGACGACATATGTTACGCCATAAACCGTGTCAGGGCGTGTGGTGTAAACACCAATTTCTTCATCTAAACCTACGATAGGAAATTCCAAGTACGCACCGATGGATTTACCAATCCAGTTAGCTTGCATTAACTTGACGCGCTCGGGCCATCCTGGTAATTTGTCTAAATCATTGAGCAACTCTTCAGCGTAGTCGGTGATTTTCAAAAACCACTGACGCAACAATTTCCGTTCTACTTTAGCGCCACTGCGCCAAGAACGTCCTTCGCTGTCTACCTGTTCGTTGGCGAGTACAGTTTGATCGATCGGGTCCCAATTTACTGCGGCTTCTTTTTGATATGCAAGTCCTGCTTTGAGAAATTGCAAGAAAATCCACTGCGTCCACTTGTAATACTCAGGCGAACAGGTGGCGACTTCGCGATCCCAGTCAATTGATAAGCCCAAGCGTTGCAATTGCGATCGCATCTGGGCAATATTTTGATACGTCCACTTTGCAGGCGCTATTCTGCGATCAATCGCTGCATTCTCTGCGGGTAAACCAAAAGCGTCCCAACCCATAGGATGTAATACCCGATATCCTTGCATCCGCTTTTGTCGGGCGATAACATCCGTAATCACATAGTTGCGAACGTGACCCATATGCAGGCTACCCGATGGATAGGGAAACATCGATAACGCATAAAATTTTGGCTTAGCACTATCTGTCTGAGTTTTATCTAAACCAAGATCAGTCCAAGTTTGTTGCCACTTTTCCTCGATTGCTGCGGGGTTGTAACGCGACTCCACGAAAGTCACTCCTGATATTGTCTCTGTCCCCATATTTTAAATGGTTCTCGCCGCAAATAAAGGTTTTTACCAGGATGGCGTTTTGGTAGCAATCGTACAGAAACTTACGCGCTTGGCTAAAAGCTTTATCAGTAAGGAGTTTCAACCCACGCTTCTCCCAAAGGTGGTGTTCTAGATCTGGTGTTCAAGTACGGCATCGATGACTGACTATCGATTATGAAGCTTTGCCTGCTACTTCCGAAGCGTTTATTTACGCTGCTATGATTCGACTTATGGTTCGACGATTAGCGTAAAAATTTATACTTCTCAGACATCTTCTCAATGTTTAGTCACTGCGAAAGTTGGAGCATAAGGTCAGTTAACCCTCTGCTAGTTTGTAAAATTTGTTTGAACTTTTCCGACCAAATCAACTTGAACTTCTTACTAGAGAAAAACGTAGCCTTGACTGGTGAACAAGCACGAAAGCCTCTCCTTCCTTTAGATTCAAGTGCAAAACACATCGAGACTTAGCTGAAAATACCTCCTAGCTATTGAGTTAAAAGCGGCACATAGTAGCTAAAAAATATCTGCTTTTATAGGAACGTACCAAATGAATTGCTCCTCAAGGTAATTTGAGATTTCACTTGATCACAGCTTAATAAATTCGTCGCTAGCAAACTGTTTACTTCACAAAATTCTGATAAATCTCCTAATTTGCTCTACGTAAAATTGCCAATGGTTATGAGCATAAATTACTTCTACAACTAAATAAGTAATGTTAGACACGCACTCTTAAGTAGCGGGTAAAGCAGTGCCAAGAAAACCACTCGACATCTCGGTTCAATTTACTTGAGGCTTGTGAGTTTAGATGAGGATGCACCGGAAGTTCTCTGGTGGGTCACGACGCGATAGCTGTCAAGTCTTCCGGAATTTTTTTACTTCATTCACCAGGAAGCTCAACTCCAACTCTATGAACTCAACTGTAGTTATTCAGGATTTGGTAATTGTCGTTGCCGCCAAAAATCACCATAAGACGATTTTGAACTCAGATTTTCAAAGATGCATCTTCTAGGCTGAGTGGGAGTAGGCTTCATGAGTAATAAATCCTCTACTTATAAACAAGCTACAACCTACTTGCTGCCAAAAAGCCGAAGATGTTTTCTACTATCATTGTTAGCTAGCTTCGCGGCATTCAGTAATATCAGGACTTTGGCACAGACAGTACCACCACTGCCTTCCACAGCCGATCCCAGTCGCATTCAGCAGCAGTTACAACTGCCAGAATCACCACCACCGCAACAACAGGAGATTGCTGTTCCGCGTCCGAAAGAATTCACTCCCCCACCAGGAGCAGAGCAGCAAAAATTCCGCCTCAACTTGTAACGAGTTGAGGGCAGCACTGTGTACAACCCTGAACGCCTCCAAAAACTTGAAGCTGAGTTTTTAGGACGAGACATTAGCCTTAGAGAACTGTATCAAATTGCCAATCGCATCACCCAGCTTTATCGACAAGATGGCTATGTCCTCTCACAAGCGCTCGTACCAGAGCAGACAATTCGTGATGGTGTTGCTCGGATACAGGTGATTGAAGGGTTTGTTGAGCGGGTAGATTTCACCGGAGCACCACAAGAGCAATTAAATCGATTAAAAGGGTTTGGCGACAAGATTGCTGGGTTACGTCCGCTCTCTATGCACTCCCTAGAGCGGTACTTGATACTTCCAGCCATGTCAGAAATCAAAATCACCTGTCCACGCTGTCAGTCAAAATGGATTGTCAAGAATGGATTCATCCATAACGGCAACCAAAATTTCAAGTGTAAAGACTGTGGCAGGCAATTTGTACAGAACCCAATAAAAAAGGTGATTGGACAAGAAACTAGAGAGTTAATTGACAAGTTACTGCTCGAAAAGCTCCCTTGAGCAGGGATTGCGCTTAGTGACTGGGGTATCTGGGCAATGGTTGCAGACATACGTTAATGCTAAATATGAAGCAATGCCAAAAATTGTAGAGGTCTGGTCGAAAAAAAGGGGTGACTAACCATCCAGTGTGACCAGATGTGGTCATTTGTCGGCAACAAGAAGAACAAACAGTGGCTCTGGTTGGCATTAGATACGGAAACAAAAGAAATCGTTGGTATTTATGTTGGTGCGCGCTCACGCAAGGGAGCAGAAGGGTTATGGCAGTCTTTACCCCCAATTTATTGGCAATGTGCTGTATGTTATCCCGATTTTTGGTCTGCCTACGAGGAGATTTTTCCAGCATCTAGGCATCAAGCTGTTCGCAAAAAAAGTGGCAAGACTAATTTAGTTGAGCGATTTAACTGCACTTTACGGCAACGAATTTCTCGTTTAGTGCGAAAAACTTTGTCCTTTTCCAAGAACTTAGAAAACCACGTTGGAGCTATCTGGTATTTCATCCACTACTACAACGAACTCTTACGTATTTAGAGCTATCATTTACCCTCTACCCTTACTTATTTAGGACTACCCAAAAGTGACGCTCAGTTGATCAGTAGACATTTAGGGTGACAATATTTAACCGCGCAGTTAATTAACCACTAGGTTAAATGTATTGGTCAAGAATGCCAAGGGCTAACGGATTGCATTCCTTGAACTTTTGTATTGCAATCTTACGTATTCTGATGACTTACGGAGATGGCGATAACGATCGCAATCAGACTCACAAGGGCAAATCCTGCACGCACCACATGGGAGTACTCCCATTGGTTACGCAAATCTGTCCAGTCCACTGGACGAGTTTCGCTAGACTGATTCGCTCCAAATGAGAAAAAGCCCGCACTAAATTTATTGAGGGTTTCGCCTTCAAGCCAGAACTGATTCACTGGATGCGTTAAGAGCCAGTACACGGCTTGCATCCCGACCAGTCCGAGTAATGCCACCAATGTCAGCCAGAATTCTGCACTTCTCCAAGGTGTAAAGAACAACAGGATTAGGGTTGCAATTAAGGCACCAAACTCACCAACCCCTCCACCAATCGTAAAGCCTGGATAATAGATGGGCTGCATAGCAAAATACACTTCCTTTGTCAGCCGCATTTTCCCAGGCAACTCAAGGGCATGGGCAAGTGCCATCGCCATCGCCACAGCAATGAGGATTGCGCTCAGAATTTGTAGAACATTGAACATTAGTTATCCCTCCTCGCCAATCATTGATGGTTGATCTTGGATTCCTTCGCATGAAAATCAATCTTTCAAGACCGCATAGGGCTGTTGAACTTGATCTTGCAAATACCGTGCAGGTGTCTCAACTAGAACAGAAAGCACCAGCGCACTGAATGCGGCTAAATGGCAGAAAAAACGTGCCAGATGCGAATATTCCCACTGGTTGCGAATTTGTTCCCAGTTTGTCGGAATCGATTCTGGTGTAGCACTGCGAAAGACGACGTTTGCG
This genomic interval carries:
- the leuS gene encoding leucine--tRNA ligase, with translation MGTETISGVTFVESRYNPAAIEEKWQQTWTDLGLDKTQTDSAKPKFYALSMFPYPSGSLHMGHVRNYVITDVIARQKRMQGYRVLHPMGWDAFGLPAENAAIDRRIAPAKWTYQNIAQMRSQLQRLGLSIDWDREVATCSPEYYKWTQWIFLQFLKAGLAYQKEAAVNWDPIDQTVLANEQVDSEGRSWRSGAKVERKLLRQWFLKITDYAEELLNDLDKLPGWPERVKLMQANWIGKSIGAYLEFPIVGLDEEIGVYTTRPDTVYGVTYVVLAPEHPLTKRVTTPDRQATVEAFVQEVANQSELERTAEDKPKRGIPTGGKAINPFTGEEIPIWIADYVLYEYGTGAVMGVPAHDVRDFKFAQEKNLPIKVVIVPEGADPSVPLEAAYVEPGVVVNSADFDGMVSTDAKEAIIKHAEKHAYGNARVQYRLRDWLISRQRYWGAPIPVIYCPNCGTVSVPDEDLPVELPEEVEFTGRGGSPLSQLDWVNVPCPTCGTPAKRETDTMDTFIDSSWYYLRYPDAKNDQQVFDPAKTNDWMPVDQYVGGIEHAILHLLYSRFFTKVLRDRGLLNFDEPFQRLLTQGMVQGTTYKNPVTGKYIPPAQVDPNDPKDPETGEPLQVFYEKMSKSKYNGIEPEEVLAKYGVDTARMFILFKAPPEKDLEWEDADVEGQFRFLNRIWRLVTDYSNQPAVVSQQALTKPEKELRRAIHTAIKAVTEDLDGEYQFNTAVSELMKLSNALADAPCKDSAIYAEGIQTLLILLAPFAPHIAEELWHSLGNTESIHIQPWLKYDESALVADEITLVVQINGKKRGDLQVPAQADKAELERFARESEAAQRYIEGKNVKKIIVVPGKLVNFVIG
- a CDS encoding anthrone oxygenase family protein codes for the protein MFNVLQILSAILIAVAMAMALAHALELPGKMRLTKEVYFAMQPIYYPGFTIGGGVGEFGALIATLILLFFTPWRSAEFWLTLVALLGLVGMQAVYWLLTHPVNQFWLEGETLNKFSAGFFSFGANQSSETRPVDWTDLRNQWEYSHVVRAGFALVSLIAIVIAISVSHQNT